A region of the Gammaproteobacteria bacterium genome:
ATGCTGATCGAAGCATCAGCAATATTAAACGCCGGAAACGGGTAGGAGCCAAGCCAGACCTGAATGTAGTCGATAACGTGACCAAGCATTACGCGATCAATCAGGTTGCCGATCGCACCGCCGAGAATGAGGCACAACGACGCCGCGGTCAGGGTATCCTCGGCCGGTAGTTTCCTGATCCATTGAACGATAACCGCACTGATGACGATGGCAATCAATGTAAACAACCAGCGTTGCCAGCCCCCGGCATCGGCCAGGAAACTGAATGCGGCGCCGGTGTTGTAAGTCAGGTACCAGTCAAAAAACGGGAACAGGTTAACCGCCTGGTGCGGTGTTAACTGCGATTCGGCAACCTGTTTGGCCGCCTGGTCGAGTATGACTACGACCAGGCTGACCCATAACCATCGAAGCTGGGGTGACACGGTTTTCATAACCGGATAGCAACCTCAGGCGTAGCGACGCTGCTCACCATCACCATCTACATTCTCGATGCAGCGTTCGCAAAGTTCCGGATGATTATCGTGACTGCCTACTTCCTCGCGGTGATGCCAGCAACGCACGCATTTTGGGTGGACGCTCGGATGGGCCTGGATCAGGATTCGATTACCGTTGCGCAGCGTTACCACGTCCGCGCTCTTTGTTGAGTCCAGCACGGAGATGCTCGCGGCAGACGTAATCATGACAAATCGTAACTCGTCACTGATAA
Encoded here:
- the lspA gene encoding signal peptidase II produces the protein MKTVSPQLRWLWVSLVVVILDQAAKQVAESQLTPHQAVNLFPFFDWYLTYNTGAAFSFLADAGGWQRWLFTLIAIVISAVIVQWIRKLPAEDTLTAASLCLILGGAIGNLIDRVMLGHVIDYIQVWLGSYPFPAFNIADASISIGAALLILTSFAGIGKPEHE